The proteins below come from a single Desulfovibrio inopinatus DSM 10711 genomic window:
- a CDS encoding TRAP transporter large permease: protein MELVLLGSFLIMTAFGVPVAFALCLSVAVILVEFMNMPLVMVTQTMYSGIDSFSFMAVPFFMLAGAFMSAGGVTSRLVKFAQAMVGSFTGGLAQVVCVSGMFFAAISGSSAATTAAIGSTMVDEMESKGYRRELATGIVAAAGTVGIVIPPSITLVVYGVIAGSSIGDLFVGGLVPGLIMGLVMCILSWVIAKKEGIPAEGSFSFTNLLVAFKDSFWALLTPVIIIGGIYGGIFTPTEAAAVAAVYGIFVGLFIYKELKFKDFPKIIFQAVMGTTLIMFIVGAAKVFGWMLTNLQIPHHIGAYIVSLTTSPILFLILMNVLLLVIGTLINASAAVVILTPIFLPVATQLGIDPLFFGVLMVINLAIGCITPPVGLDLFVASAITNVPLERVMKASMPYLFSLLVSLLLFTFVPAIITFLPNALH, encoded by the coding sequence ATGGAACTCGTATTGTTGGGATCGTTCTTGATAATGACGGCTTTCGGTGTACCTGTGGCATTTGCCCTGTGTCTGTCTGTCGCCGTTATCCTCGTTGAATTCATGAATATGCCCCTCGTCATGGTCACGCAGACTATGTATTCGGGCATTGACTCGTTCTCGTTTATGGCGGTGCCGTTCTTCATGTTGGCCGGCGCATTCATGTCGGCCGGCGGGGTAACATCTCGTCTCGTTAAATTCGCTCAAGCCATGGTCGGTTCATTTACGGGTGGGCTGGCGCAGGTGGTGTGCGTCTCCGGGATGTTCTTTGCGGCTATTTCCGGATCATCAGCCGCCACAACGGCCGCCATCGGCTCCACGATGGTCGATGAAATGGAATCCAAAGGCTATCGACGTGAGTTGGCCACCGGCATTGTTGCCGCAGCGGGAACCGTTGGGATCGTCATCCCCCCGTCCATTACACTCGTGGTCTATGGTGTCATCGCCGGAAGTTCGATCGGTGACCTCTTCGTGGGTGGGCTTGTCCCCGGTCTCATCATGGGACTTGTCATGTGCATTTTGAGTTGGGTTATCGCCAAAAAAGAAGGGATTCCGGCCGAAGGCTCGTTTTCTTTCACCAATCTGCTCGTGGCCTTTAAAGACTCGTTTTGGGCTCTGCTGACACCGGTCATTATTATCGGCGGTATTTACGGTGGTATCTTTACTCCGACCGAAGCCGCCGCCGTTGCCGCGGTTTATGGCATTTTCGTCGGGCTGTTTATCTACAAAGAACTCAAGTTCAAGGACTTTCCCAAGATCATCTTTCAAGCGGTCATGGGCACAACGCTGATTATGTTCATCGTCGGGGCGGCCAAAGTGTTCGGCTGGATGCTGACAAACCTCCAGATTCCGCACCACATCGGCGCCTATATCGTTTCACTGACCACCTCGCCGATTCTCTTTCTTATACTCATGAACGTGCTGTTGCTGGTCATCGGCACGCTGATCAATGCATCGGCCGCGGTAGTCATTCTCACGCCGATATTTTTGCCTGTGGCAACACAACTCGGTATCGATCCGCTCTTCTTCGGTGTCCTCATGGTCATCAACCTCGCCATCGGGTGCATCACGCCCCCCGTCGGGCTCGACCTTTTCGTTGCCAGCGCCATCACCAACGTTCCACTGGAACGTGTCATGAAAGCGTCTATGCCGTACTTGTTTTCACTCCTGGTGAGCCTCCTTCTGTTCACCTTTGTTCCGGCAATCATCACTTTTCTTCCTAACGCGCTCCATTGA
- a CDS encoding TRAP transporter small permease, whose protein sequence is MEKLFKTLRSLLYWFSVSSMSVMLIIIFIQVIARYVFNHSFEWSEELARFLFVWVVFLGSALIMGESGHLAVQFLPTRFKGTSFGLFLEVFTNVCSYVFILLLLSQGAKMTSIMTFQTAPGLGISMSWVYAVIPLSAALMLLYLIKDTMTIVHKLTGKRS, encoded by the coding sequence ATGGAAAAGTTGTTCAAAACGCTTCGGTCGCTGCTCTATTGGTTTTCCGTGTCGTCGATGTCCGTCATGCTGATCATCATCTTTATCCAGGTCATTGCTCGCTATGTGTTCAACCATTCCTTTGAATGGTCCGAGGAATTGGCCCGATTTCTCTTTGTCTGGGTCGTTTTTCTCGGATCGGCACTCATCATGGGAGAAAGCGGCCACCTGGCTGTTCAATTTTTGCCCACACGATTCAAGGGAACGAGCTTCGGACTTTTCCTGGAAGTCTTCACCAATGTGTGCAGCTACGTCTTCATCCTGCTCCTGCTTTCGCAAGGCGCAAAAATGACATCCATCATGACGTTCCAGACCGCACCGGGCCTCGGCATTTCCATGAGTTGGGTCTATGCCGTCATCCCGCTCAGTGCAGCCTTGATGCTGCTCTATCTCATCAAGGACACCATGACGATCGTTCATAAACTGACTGGAAAACGGTCGTAG
- a CDS encoding DctP family TRAP transporter solute-binding subunit, producing the protein MKRFSLLLVVAFLTLVVCVPAHAEKVVLKLGHIAEPVHPYGQGAEKFAQLVAEKSNGEMEVQVFPSSQLGGQKDLIEGLIFGTVDMALVGTAVLGQFQPQISIFDLPFLFQDRDHAYISLDTVGMEIGKDLEPKGIKLLGYMENGIRHVTNNVRPVKTPADMDGLKIRVMTNKTYVEMMKALGASPTPMAFGELYSAMQQGTVDGQENPSAHIWTKRFFEVQKYASKTAHAYSPEPLVISMITWNRLNEKQQAVLTEAAKEAVAWQRALSEKMDREYWDKIIATGKMEVIEVDRDQFAEATKPVYAMFADVVGQDNIDKIEALKK; encoded by the coding sequence ATGAAACGTTTTTCCCTTCTTCTCGTCGTCGCCTTCTTGACATTGGTCGTGTGTGTTCCCGCCCATGCTGAAAAAGTCGTGCTCAAACTCGGACATATTGCCGAACCCGTCCATCCGTACGGACAAGGCGCAGAAAAGTTCGCACAGCTTGTTGCCGAAAAATCCAACGGCGAAATGGAAGTCCAGGTTTTTCCATCGTCCCAGCTTGGTGGTCAAAAAGACCTCATCGAAGGCCTCATCTTCGGCACCGTGGATATGGCCCTGGTGGGAACGGCGGTTTTAGGCCAATTCCAACCGCAGATCTCCATTTTCGACCTGCCCTTTCTTTTTCAAGATCGTGACCACGCCTATATCTCTCTCGATACCGTTGGCATGGAAATCGGCAAAGACCTTGAGCCCAAAGGTATCAAGCTGCTGGGATACATGGAAAACGGTATTCGCCACGTCACGAACAACGTTCGTCCCGTCAAGACGCCGGCCGATATGGATGGACTCAAAATTCGCGTCATGACGAATAAAACCTATGTGGAAATGATGAAAGCGCTTGGCGCTTCTCCCACGCCCATGGCGTTCGGCGAACTCTATTCCGCCATGCAGCAGGGCACGGTTGATGGTCAGGAAAACCCGAGCGCGCATATTTGGACGAAACGCTTCTTTGAAGTGCAGAAGTATGCCTCCAAGACAGCCCATGCCTATTCTCCGGAACCGCTTGTTATTTCCATGATCACCTGGAATCGACTGAACGAAAAGCAACAGGCCGTGCTCACTGAAGCCGCCAAAGAAGCTGTTGCCTGGCAACGTGCGCTTTCTGAAAAAATGGACCGCGAATATTGGGACAAAATCATCGCCACCGGCAAAATGGAAGTCATTGAAGTGGATCGTGACCAATTCGCTGAAGCCACCAAGCCGGTCTATGCCATGTTCGCTGACGTGGTGGGACAAGACAATATCGACAAGATTGAAGCACTGAAAAAATAG